Proteins from a genomic interval of Papaver somniferum cultivar HN1 chromosome 4, ASM357369v1, whole genome shotgun sequence:
- the LOC113272978 gene encoding uncharacterized protein LOC113272978 — translation MGTILKVNGKTKDNIKARLDLQRMGIRKDLWATRTGDKYRVPNASYVMSNKEKDSFCKLLREIKVPDGYASNISRCVNLKERRLIGLKSHDCHVLLEHLLPIAIRGNLPDDVCEAVTELFRKDIPPIFFVVMMHLPIHLVEQAKVGGPVQYCWMYPIERYLRKLKRYVRNKAHPEGSMAKGQIIEESLVLIERHMNSVVTKFNQLGRNEDNTRFQSAVNKLSVFRQSGEFQGKKRVASFSEEEFQQMKLAVLKNCDERTQIYLEGTSHAHRKHTEEFPRWFERKIYQLHKETSQVSEELLSLAGGPCREALSFNIYTVNGYRFQTKRWEQGRTTQNAGVCVTIEKDYFGVLTDIIELRYVGGFRVVLFKCDWRDVDSDRGCRKDKHGVVTAVNRTVSCWQDEPYVLPSQVSQVMYVNEGEESQWQTVIKLKPRNYYDMPVRDINTDLSPSEAAQDLYSAYSMEDVQLEPQQDDDDNFVWDRCDVPEETVTYVAPEQGRGKAVDEDDADVESVYTTSDDDDLLEFEESDNEMDWD, via the exons ATGGGGACCATATTGAAGGTCAATGGGAAGACAAAAGACAATATAAAAGCTCGATTGGACCTACAAAGGATGGGTATACGGAAGGACTTATGGGCGACGAGAACAGGGGATAAGTATAGGGTGCCAAACGCTTCATATGTGATGTCGAACAAGGAGAAGGATTCATTTTGTAAACTTTTGAGGGAAATTAAGGTTCCTGACGGGTACGCATCAAACATTTCTCGATGTGTGAACCTTAAAGAGCGGCGGCTTATTGGTCTAAAGAGTCACGATTGCCATGTTCTATTGGAACATTTGTTACCAATAGCAATTCGTGGAAATTTGCCAGATGATGTGTGTGAAGCAGTGACTGAGTTAT TTAGAAAGGATATTCCCCCCATCTTTTTTGTTGTGATGATGCACTTGCCCATTCATCTAGTAGAACAAGCAAAGGTTGGTGGTCCGGTGCAGTATTGTTGGATGTATCCAATTGAGAG GTACTTGCGGAAGTTAAAGCGTTATGTGCGGAATAAAGCTCATCCTGAAGGCTCGATGGCGAAAGGGCAAATAATAGAAGAATCTCTCGTATTAATTGAGCGCCATATGAATAGTGTAGTTACGAAGTTTAATCAACTTGGTAGAAACGAGGATAACACTCGATTTCAGTCAGCAGTTAATAAGTTGTCTGTTTTCAGACAATCCGGTGAATTTCAAGGTAAGAAACGTGTGGCCTCGTTTTCAGAGGAAGAGTTCCAACAAATGAAATTGGCTGTTCTCAAGAATTgtgatgaa AGAACACAAATCTATCTTGAAGGAACTAGCCACGCACATAGAAAACACACCGAAGAATTTCCTAGATGGTTTGAACGTAAA ATTTACCAACTGCACAAAGAGACCAGTCAGGTGAGTGAAGAACTATTATCATTGGCCGGAGGTCCTTGCCGAGAAGCTCTGTCTTTCAACATTTACACGGTCAATGGGTACCGCTTTCAGACAAAACGTTGGGAGCAGGGAAGAACGACACAAAACGCTGGAGTATGTGTAACCATCGAGAAGGATTATTTTGGAGTGCTAACTGATATTATAGAGTTGAGGTATGTGGGTGGATTCCGTGTTGTTCTTTTCAAATGTGATTGGCGGGATGTAGATAGTGATAGGGGATGCAGGAAAGATAAACATGGAGTTGTTACTGCTGTTAATAGAACCGTAAGTTGTTGGCAAGATGAACCTTATGTGTTACCTTCTCAAGTATCACAAGTTATGTATGTGAATGAAGGAGAGGAGTCCCAGTGGCAGACAGTGATAAAACTAAAACCTCGGAACTATTATGATATGCCGGTGCGTGATATTAATACAGATTTGAGTCCTAGTGAAGCAGCACAGGATTTGTACTCGGCTTATTCTATGGAAGATGTACAACTTGAACCGCAGCAGGATGATGACGACAATTTTGTTTGGGATAGGTGTGATGTTCCGGAAGAAACCGTCACTTACGTTGCGCCAGAACAAGGACGAGGGAAAGCTGTCGATGAAGATGATGCTGATGTTGAAAGTGTTTATACTACTAGCGATGATGATGATTTGCTCGAATTTGAAGAGTCTGACAACGAGATGGACTGGGATTAA